The Brevinematia bacterium genome segment ATGTCGGGATGACTGGATTTGAACCAGCGACCCCACCCACCCCAAGGGTGTGCGCTACCAGGCTGCGCTACATCCCGACCTTGGGCGGTAGAGGATTCGAACCTCTGGCCTCCACTGCGTCAAAGTGGCGCTCTAACCAACTGAGCTAACCGCCCTCTATAGCATTATTATAAAACCACAACCAACCCAAATTCAATCTTCCACTAAACCCCAATAAATTCCAGAATTTGAAGTTACGTAGGTATGGTTAATACTTTTAGGTGTCCATAAACCTCTATTCTCATCCTCAATCCCATCAACATTAGAATCTCCTCACAAAAAAATTTAGACTTTATTGGTACCAGCAACTTCAAACGACTCACCGCCTTTACATGATTTTGAACTTTAGTAGGGTAATTGTATATCATTTTATTACCAGAGGTGCAGTATGAACGAAAACAAGCAACTACCCATAAAAGAGATAAGGAAGCTCGCAGAGTTATTTCACGATAACCAACTAGAGGAGTTACTGATAGAAACAGAAGAACTGTGTGTAAAATTTTCAAAAGGAACTAAGTCATATTCTTCTCCCATAATTACTCCCGGACTGAACATACAACAAGTAGTTCCTCCAACTCCTATAACCCAACAGCCCCAACAACCTCTACAAGCTCCAAGACAACAACCCTCTATCTCACCTGAACCTACTAAAACCCAACAAGACCCCTTCGCAGATGAAACTAAATACCATAAAGTCAAATCCCCAATAAACGGAACATTCTACAGAGCACCTTCCCCCGGAGCCGAACCCTTTGTCAAAGAAGGAGACCACGTAAACGCTGGACAAACCCTTTGCATCGTTGAAGCAATGAAAGTGATGAATGAAATCAAATCTCCCGTCTCAGGAAAAATTGTAAAAATACTGAAAAACAACGCAGAAATTGTAAAATCAGAAGATGCTTTAATGATAATAGAAATGGTATAAAAGCTATGAGAAAGATTTGGTATGTTTTGAAAAAAGAGCTCATAGTCTATTTTACAACACCAGTTGCATACATAGCAATGCTTGCATTTCTAGTAATATCCGGATACCTATTCCACTTTTATATCTCCTATACCAGAATCTCAGACATGAGTAGAGTGCTAAACAATATGATAATAGCAGGAATGTTTGTATCCCCGATCCTGACAATGAGACTACTTGCAGAAGAAAAAAAACTAGGCACCTACGAACTTCTTAAAACATCACCCATCCACATATACCAGATCGTGGTAGGTAAATATCTGGCAAGCATTATCATATTCCTCAGCGGTCTTCTCCTCACTTCAGTATATGTAGTAATCATGGCTGTTTACGGAAAACCCGATTTTGGGACAATTGTCTCAGGATACATTGGTTTTGTTTTGACAATGAGCACATTTCTATCTATTGGACTTCTTGCGTCTTCACTTTCACAAAACCAGATGGTTGCAGGAATAATAGGATTCGCTCTTATCTTCCTACTGTGGTTTATAGATGTTCTTAGTGGAATAGTTGCAGACGAAACAATATCAAATATCCTCTCAGAAATTTCTTTTCTAAACCATTATTCAAACTTTCTAACAGGCATAATTGATACAAAAGATGTTACCTTTTTCATCTTCTGGATAATTCTAAGCTTGGTTATCACAACAAAAATTCTTGAGACCAGTTCGTGGAAAAATTAACTACCAACTCCACTTCTTCCTCTCCTCCTCCAAATAAGGGCTTACTTCCGCGGAAAATATTTCCATAATCTCCTCTTTACCTACTCTATTGAATCTACCCTTAAACCTTGCTCCTTCATCTATAAGAATCTTCTGTGATGAGAGATCACCAATCACAGAAGAAGTTCCAAGAAGGATTATTTCCCTAATCGCAAAAATATTACCTTTCACTTTCCCTCCAACTACTACAGTTTCACCAAATATATCACCCTTAACCTTACCGCTAGAACCGACTATTATCAAATCCAAAGACTTTATATTTCCCTCATAATTACCATCCACCCTGAGAGGTCCCTCAACAACAAAGTTTCCCCTGAAAATAGTGTTTACACCAATTATCGTGTTTACTTTCTTTATAGGTATGTGTTCTTCCTTTATGATTCTACTTATCTCATCTCTCATATTAAACCTTACCACCAATTAAAACATCTCTAACGAGAATGTGAGGCCCTCCATCACCAACGGGCAAAGGCGACTGAGATGCTTTACCGCAACCTCCCATAGTGCTGTGCAACTTAAGATCATTACCTATCATAACTATATTGTTAAGAGTTTCAAAAACATTCCCCGTCAGGGTTATATCTCTTACAAGCTTAGTTGGCTTTCCGTTCTCAACCTTATATCCGTAAGCAGCAGAGAAAGTAAACATCTCAAGGTTAGTCTGACCTCCCAGAAAATCCACAACATAAAGCCCATTTCCTAACCTCTCAAACAACTCCTCAACAGGAGTATCACCATTATCAATGAAAGTATTTGTCATTCTAACAATAGGAGAGTATTCATAAGACAGTGCCCTAGCATTGCCCGAAAGTGGTTCTCCCATAACCTTTGAGGTAAGTCTGGAATGTAACCTAGAACTAAGAATACCATTCCTAACCAAATATGTCCTCTGAGATGGAATTCCTTCATCATCGTATGGAGTATACCCAACAGTGGTATCAATACTCCCATCATCTATTATATTTAGAAACTCAGGACCAAACCTTCTTCCAATCTTCATAACCTCCATAAGCCTTTGGTTTCCATACACATGATCAGCCTCAGATAAATGTCCAAAAGCCTCATGAACAAAAACACCTGTAAGTCTAGGATCTATCACCACATCATACTTACCACCAAAAACTTGCTCAGCATAAAGAAGATCAACAGCTCTTTTAGAAACTTCCTCCGCTAAAGAATGAAAATTCTTGACAACCTCAAATCCTCCATATTTTGCAACAGATTCTGAGCTCCTTTGCACATTATTCCCATCTACAGCATACGCAACCAGTGTTATACCACTGTAGACAAATTCCATCTCCAATCTACTACCCTCAGAGTTTACATAGAATTTCTTTTTACTATAATCTAAATACTTTACCTTCACACTTCTTACCTTGGAACTACTCTTAAGAATTCCAGCATATTCCTTACAGAGATTAACCTTATCTTCAAGTGCAACAGAGAAAGGATCTATCTCATACTTAGTGCGAACCTTATCCTCAACCTTAGAATACCTAGCAATGTCAACATTGGATTTTGCTCCCAATACTCTAGCAGAAATCTGCGTTGACTTTAAAACATCTCTCACTCTTTCAGGAGAATTAAAAGAAGAGAAGGCTAAACCTCCCTTATCCAAAACCCTAACAGCTCCTCCAGAAGACTTCTTTACACTAACCTCCTCCACCCCCGTCTCAGAAACAGATATCTGAGTTCCCTCTAAAGACTCAAACCTTAAGTCACAAAAATCAGCTTGCACTCTACCAATCTCTTGCTCAAAGAATTCCAACATACTCTCCCCACAACATGCCTAAAAATATAATAAAACACTCCAAAATTATTCAAACTTAACCAAAAACTGCCAAAGTCTAACCCACCAAGTTTGCTAGACAAGATCTTGAGCTTTTGCTCACCTATTTCCCTTTGATCTTAATACTCAGTATCACTTAGATTTCTTTTCCTTTTGCTGAAGTTGAGGTTTTGCTTCAGCTGGGCGTGAGAACAAAACTATAGCAACTTCTCTTGGCTTAAGTGATATCTCTGCTTGCTTATCCTTTACCAAAGTATCACCAAAGGCTTTCAAATCACTGCCTTGAGAACTCAAAGTGCCAACTAGTTTTATATCGTTTGGTAAAGGAATACTAACTTTTGTGACAATTTCATCCTTTTTGCTTAGATTGTAAATAACAATCGCATAGTCATTATCATACCTTCTAGCATAAGCTGTTATAATCTCTTTTGAAGTTGTTAGTTGCCTGTAATCTCCAAAAGATGAGAACGCTTTCGTCTTCACTTTTTTCAGCTCTATTAAGGACCTAGTGAAGTTAAATATAGAGTTTGAAACCTGCTCCTGAGCTTTGACAGAGTAATTGGTTTCAACAGGATTATACCTTGCATGCCATATCCTTGGGCCTGTTGTAAACCCTCCAAATTTGGTAACTTCCCATAGCATTATGCTTCTTTTTTCTGCATCACCTATCATAACTTTAGTATCATCGGGTAACCCAATTTCATCGCCATAGTAGAGAAATGGCATACCTCCAGGAGTAGTAAGAAGCATCGCTATTGCCATTTTTAAAGCTTCATCATTTCTTATTTTGCTACCAAATCTGCCAACATCGTGGTTTGACAAGAATGGTGAGAGAAAAGTTATAGGAAATTGCTTATTGTTAAACCATCCACTCAAAGCACCAATAGCAGTTTTAGATTTTGATGCAACTAACTGCGGAAGAACAAAAGATGTAGCAAATTCAAAGTTAAACGCATTATCAAATGTTTTCCCTCCTTGGTAGTATTTCTCAACTATCGCAGGACCTGCAAAAACCTCCGATACCACATATACATCAGGCTTCGTCTTTTTAAGATATCCCATAAAATCTTTCCAAAACTCTATAGTTTCCGGAACATCAGCTTGTCTATCAGGTGCTTTCGCAATAGCAAACCTAGCAGCATCTATTCTAAACCCATCTACCCCCTTATCAAGCCAAAACTTAGCAACCTTCTTAAGTTCAGCAACAACCTCCGGATTCTCTAAATTCAAGTCAGGAATGTTGAAATTGAAAGCAGAGTAGAAAAACCATCCATACCTATAAGCATTGGTAACAAAATCAAACTTGTTCCACACACTCTGTTTTGACTGGCCTGTCGGATTAGGCCAATCACCAGCAGGCTGAT includes the following:
- a CDS encoding ABC transporter permease subunit, which encodes MRKIWYVLKKELIVYFTTPVAYIAMLAFLVISGYLFHFYISYTRISDMSRVLNNMIIAGMFVSPILTMRLLAEEKKLGTYELLKTSPIHIYQIVVGKYLASIIIFLSGLLLTSVYVVIMAVYGKPDFGTIVSGYIGFVLTMSTFLSIGLLASSLSQNQMVAGIIGFALIFLLWFIDVLSGIVADETISNILSEISFLNHYSNFLTGIIDTKDVTFFIFWIILSLVITTKILETSSWKN
- a CDS encoding polymer-forming cytoskeletal protein, which produces MRDEISRIIKEEHIPIKKVNTIIGVNTIFRGNFVVEGPLRVDGNYEGNIKSLDLIIVGSSGKVKGDIFGETVVVGGKVKGNIFAIREIILLGTSSVIGDLSSQKILIDEGARFKGRFNRVGKEEIMEIFSAEVSPYLEEERKKWSW
- a CDS encoding TldD/PmbA family protein; its protein translation is MLEFFEQEIGRVQADFCDLRFESLEGTQISVSETGVEEVSVKKSSGGAVRVLDKGGLAFSSFNSPERVRDVLKSTQISARVLGAKSNVDIARYSKVEDKVRTKYEIDPFSVALEDKVNLCKEYAGILKSSSKVRSVKVKYLDYSKKKFYVNSEGSRLEMEFVYSGITLVAYAVDGNNVQRSSESVAKYGGFEVVKNFHSLAEEVSKRAVDLLYAEQVFGGKYDVVIDPRLTGVFVHEAFGHLSEADHVYGNQRLMEVMKIGRRFGPEFLNIIDDGSIDTTVGYTPYDDEGIPSQRTYLVRNGILSSRLHSRLTSKVMGEPLSGNARALSYEYSPIVRMTNTFIDNGDTPVEELFERLGNGLYVVDFLGGQTNLEMFTFSAAYGYKVENGKPTKLVRDITLTGNVFETLNNIVMIGNDLKLHSTMGGCGKASQSPLPVGDGGPHILVRDVLIGGKV
- a CDS encoding alpha-amylase family glycosyl hydrolase, which translates into the protein MRRLVFIVVISLVFGALGFSQEQVEPVSVSDNNAEWWSTYFRVDKLPVWHNSVGYEIFVRSFYDSNGDGIGDFNGITQKLDYLKLLGVDYIWLMPIHPSKEYHGYDVLDYYSVNPQYGTMEDFENLLKEAKKRGIRVIIDFVYNHTSRHHPWFVDSATNENSKYKDWYVWSKDQPAGDWPNPTGQSKQSVWNKFDFVTNAYRYGWFFYSAFNFNIPDLNLENPEVVAELKKVAKFWLDKGVDGFRIDAARFAIAKAPDRQADVPETIEFWKDFMGYLKKTKPDVYVVSEVFAGPAIVEKYYQGGKTFDNAFNFEFATSFVLPQLVASKSKTAIGALSGWFNNKQFPITFLSPFLSNHDVGRFGSKIRNDEALKMAIAMLLTTPGGMPFLYYGDEIGLPDDTKVMIGDAEKRSIMLWEVTKFGGFTTGPRIWHARYNPVETNYSVKAQEQVSNSIFNFTRSLIELKKVKTKAFSSFGDYRQLTTSKEIITAYARRYDNDYAIVIYNLSKKDEIVTKVSIPLPNDIKLVGTLSSQGSDLKAFGDTLVKDKQAEISLKPREVAIVLFSRPAEAKPQLQQKEKKSK
- the accB gene encoding acetyl-CoA carboxylase biotin carboxyl carrier protein translates to MNENKQLPIKEIRKLAELFHDNQLEELLIETEELCVKFSKGTKSYSSPIITPGLNIQQVVPPTPITQQPQQPLQAPRQQPSISPEPTKTQQDPFADETKYHKVKSPINGTFYRAPSPGAEPFVKEGDHVNAGQTLCIVEAMKVMNEIKSPVSGKIVKILKNNAEIVKSEDALMIIEMV